The genome window CTTATGTATTTCTCCAGTTCATGCGTGAaagccataagtgacgggtaacctagttacttgtcacttattagacgatataagtgacggatgaaTAGGTCAACCCTCATCTATATGTTTTTCTCCAAGTACATGAGTGAAagctataagtgacgggtaactcaCTTATTATAcaatataagtgacggattaagaggtcacccatcacctatatgTTTCTCCCCAGTACATGGGAGacggtcataggtgacaggtaacAGTTATTACTCGTCACTTTTTcttcatcattggtgacgggtccgtacccgtcaccaatgactcgTCATCAATGACGCATTCGGGATGACAGTTACTGTACCAGTTACCCATAACTGTCATCACCTATCACCCATgtctgtttttcatgtagtgaacGCAAAACAATACTAGCAAAACACCATACGCTAGCAATGTGGGAGCATGTCTTCATGGCTTGGCcctgaaatatatttttatgagtaaatttcgtaaaactataaataatttgataaaaattattgcaaactacatatttaagatGAACTCGTGGGTTCTGCGTCTGACGGATCCGAGTTTAGGTTTTATATTTTATCCATAGGTCTGATGAATCAGATACTTGAAATGGGTCAAACCAGGCTCAGGTTTCATATTTCACAGAGTGCCCACGAGTCGCTGAAATTTAAAATGTAGGcccatcctccccctccccgACCCTGTTTGGGGGTGTTCCTGAATCCTGGTTCACAGGACGCATACGCGAGATGTTAGGAATCATAGGATCCCCTGTTTGAAATTTCTAAATTTGTAAGTATGAGAAGTTGAGAACCGTGAATTTGTCAAAAATGGAGTAATTGTCGCGAGTGAGTTCTGCTTCTGTATGGATGCACGGGATTCTTTTTGGCTGTTTGGAGCTTTTGAAGGATCATTTTAGGTGTTGCACTGTTGTGAAATAGTACTATTTTGTGCTTGGCTACTTGCATGTCGTAGGCTTTTAAGTGTCCCCAGATGTTAAAATCGTGGTAAAAGTACGCATGAAGGGGTAGTATTGCTGGACTGTTGTATTGATAGAACTAAGTGCTGTACGttaagccatgcatgcatgtcgtAGGTGACGATCGAGATTAACGCTCGGGGACGATCAGGACATATCTTAGCAGCTGCTAGTAGGGCAATCACGACCACTCATCCACTGATCGATAACGGTTCAAATCAGTCGCCATGGAGACGTGGACGTGGAGGGCACACATCCGCCCATGCCAACTACCCTGCCCTCTATATCCGAACGATCCTGTGCTTTTGCGTTACACTGGTGCTCTCCTCGCGACAtggtctctctcctctcttttgcCCTTAGTGTTCCACTCTGATATTTCAACGCTGTGCTAGCTAATTACACTACTGCGCTGGCGATGCTACATCTAAGCTGATGCCAgcgctttctttttcttctcggGAAGTCTTGCTCGATCGCTTCATGGGTTTGTGCATGCgcagagctcggtggtgaagctCGGGACatggggcggcgacggcgggatCACCCACGACATCACGGTGGCGCCGCAGCGGCTCGAGAGTATAACCATCCGCTGGGGCAAGGTCATCGACTGGATCGCCTTCTCCTACCGGGACCGGGACAAGCAGCTGCACACCGCCGGCCCCTGGGGCGGCACCGGAGGGAAGAGTGAGGAGATGGTGAGTCAGGTAGCGAGCCACTTAGTATTAATTAGTAATGGTAATGTATTGAGCGTGGCATCGTCGTACGATGTATGAATACTTGTAGACACATGCACGCAGATCACCCTCGACGCTTCGGAGTACGTGACGGATGTTGCCGGGTCTGTGGGCCCGATCGGGGACCTGACCCATGTCATCACCTCGCTCAAGATCGTCACCAACCGTGCCACCTACGGGCCGTTCGGGCGCGGCGACGGCACGCCCTTCAACATCCCGGTGCTCAACAACGGCAGCATTGTCGGCATGTTCGCCCGCGCCGGAGATTACCTCGACGCCGTCGGCTTCTACATCCTTCCCTTCTGAATCCGGCAGCCGCCGAGCTGATCGATCCATGCGACCGCGCGCGCTTGGGAGACGCGTGTTCCACTCCTGTTCATTTGTTTTCGCTCAATTGCTGGTTTCCTATAATTTCTCCAAATATGTCGCGGATCATGCGCGTGCTGACATGAGGTAATTTAATGAGGATGGTTACATTGAATAAATTGTGAGGAGATTTTTTCCCCTGCAATCGCTATTATACACACTTTGTGTTCCGACAGCGAGAGAGGTCGGATTCCTTTTCTTCATATAGGTGACTTTTGCAACAGCCTACCGATTGAAACCAAAGGGAACTATATCGACTAGCACCCCTACCACTAGGTCTCTTCAACTCGAACTTGACGTCTATTTCTTCTGATATGCAATGTCGCTTAGGTTATACTTTTTTTGTCTTAAAATATATAACGTTTTAGtcttttttataatattaaaaatatatgacgTTCTACGATTTTGAGTGACTTTAGTCTAAGTTATCTAATATTACCTCTCAATTAAGTAACTTTATTACAAATCTTATTTCCCATACAATGAATGATATTAAAAGATGGTAAGATGATCATTTAATATTTATGCTAATTTTA of Phragmites australis chromosome 3, lpPhrAust1.1, whole genome shotgun sequence contains these proteins:
- the LOC133912652 gene encoding horcolin-like isoform X2 — protein: MSSVVKLGTWGGDGGITHDITVAPQRLESITIRWGKVIDWIAFSYRDRDKQLHTAGPWGGTGGKSEEMITLDASEYVTDVAGSVGPIGDLTHVITSLKIVTNRATYGPFGRGDGTPFNIPVLNNGSIVGMFARAGDYLDAVGFYILPF
- the LOC133912652 gene encoding horcolin-like isoform X1 yields the protein MSSVVKLGTWGGDGGITHDITVAPQRLESITIRWGKVIDWIAFSYRDRDKQLHTAGPWGGTGGKSEEMVSQITLDASEYVTDVAGSVGPIGDLTHVITSLKIVTNRATYGPFGRGDGTPFNIPVLNNGSIVGMFARAGDYLDAVGFYILPF